In Janibacter cremeus, a genomic segment contains:
- a CDS encoding polysaccharide deacetylase family protein produces the protein MRHGTRARQNLRLTALTSGAALVIAGCSTVAGEPPEDTSTSTSSAASSPASSAATPPSPSTDATEDDQPDKAALARARALAEGHDLGAALEVLADTDGSEARQLSRSLRSERSQLVTWPKGKPVPHLFFHSLVVDPERAFDGDDRAQGYDDYMATIPEFTRTLESLLERDYVLVDPHDIATVGDDGQMHYRSIRLPEGTTPIVLSLDDLSYYEYMDGDGFPDRLVVEDGQVRTVYTDSSGQKEVGAHDVVPILDDFVEKHPEFSYRGAKGTVAMTGYDGVLGYRTSQRSHGERDDLAEQQAKATEVATAMKEDGWSFASHTWGHITLTGASLAKVQADQQRWAREVEPIVGETDMLIYPFGADISGVAPYSGPVYEYLHDEGYDYFFNVDGTRPWQQMEGGYLRQGRMNVDGLLLRKNLSGESDSLAPFLDIKDVYDTDRD, from the coding sequence ATGCGCCACGGCACGCGAGCGAGACAGAACCTGAGGCTCACCGCACTCACCTCGGGAGCCGCGCTCGTGATCGCCGGATGCAGCACGGTGGCCGGCGAACCCCCGGAGGACACGTCGACGTCGACCTCGTCGGCGGCCTCGTCGCCGGCCTCGTCGGCGGCCACGCCTCCTTCGCCCTCGACCGATGCCACCGAGGACGACCAACCGGACAAGGCGGCCCTCGCCCGGGCACGGGCCCTGGCCGAGGGCCACGACCTCGGCGCGGCACTGGAGGTGCTGGCCGACACCGACGGCTCGGAGGCTCGACAGCTGTCCAGGAGCCTGCGCTCCGAGCGCTCACAGCTGGTCACCTGGCCGAAGGGCAAACCGGTCCCGCACCTGTTCTTCCACAGCCTCGTCGTCGACCCGGAGCGGGCCTTCGACGGTGACGACAGGGCTCAGGGCTACGACGACTACATGGCCACCATCCCGGAGTTCACGCGCACGCTGGAGTCCCTCCTCGAGCGTGACTACGTCCTCGTCGACCCGCATGACATCGCCACGGTCGGCGACGACGGACAGATGCACTACCGCTCCATCCGACTGCCCGAGGGCACCACACCCATCGTCCTGTCGCTCGACGACCTCAGCTACTACGAGTACATGGACGGCGACGGCTTCCCCGACCGGCTCGTCGTCGAGGACGGGCAGGTGCGCACGGTCTACACCGACAGCTCCGGGCAGAAGGAGGTCGGCGCGCACGACGTGGTCCCGATCCTCGACGACTTCGTCGAGAAGCACCCGGAGTTCTCCTACCGGGGCGCGAAGGGCACCGTCGCGATGACCGGCTACGACGGGGTGCTCGGCTACCGCACCTCGCAGCGCTCCCACGGCGAGCGAGACGACCTGGCGGAGCAGCAGGCCAAGGCCACCGAGGTCGCCACGGCGATGAAGGAGGACGGCTGGTCCTTCGCCTCCCACACGTGGGGACACATCACGCTGACCGGGGCGTCACTGGCCAAGGTGCAGGCCGACCAGCAGCGGTGGGCGCGGGAGGTCGAGCCGATCGTCGGGGAGACCGACATGCTCATCTACCCCTTCGGTGCAGACATCTCCGGCGTCGCGCCGTATTCGGGGCCGGTCTACGAGTACCTCCACGACGAGGGCTATGACTACTTCTTCAACGTCGACGGCACGCGTCCATGGCAGCAGATGGAGGGTGGCTACCTCCGCCAGGGTCGGATGAACGTCGACGGACTGCTGCTGCGCAAGAACCTCTCCGGTGAGTCGGACTCCCTCGCGCCCTTCCTCGACATCAAGGACGTCTACGACACCGACCGGGACTGA
- a CDS encoding CbiQ family ECF transporter T component encodes MNLVGVYRAGDSWVHRLPAGAKVLALVVITIAALLISSPRIALALLAASLLALLSTGVRLRTLAKPLRFVGIAAVVLAGIMWWQQGPGPATVTVGRLLSLVLLAWTVSLTTRVSEMLRTLQRGLRPLRPLGVQPDVIGLTIALAVRSVPLLLATVDTAQQARRARGRGWSITALGVPVVVRSARVAEELGDALIARGYDPGERGPDG; translated from the coding sequence GTGAACCTCGTCGGGGTCTACCGGGCCGGTGACTCGTGGGTGCACCGGTTGCCCGCCGGCGCCAAGGTCCTGGCGTTGGTCGTCATCACCATCGCTGCGCTGCTGATCTCCTCCCCCCGGATCGCGCTCGCTCTGCTCGCGGCGTCGCTGCTCGCGCTGCTGTCGACCGGGGTACGCCTGCGCACGCTGGCCAAGCCGCTGCGCTTCGTCGGGATCGCTGCCGTCGTGCTCGCCGGGATCATGTGGTGGCAGCAGGGCCCCGGCCCGGCGACCGTGACGGTCGGCCGGCTGCTCTCCCTCGTGCTGCTCGCGTGGACGGTCTCGCTGACCACACGCGTCAGCGAGATGCTGCGCACACTCCAGCGCGGACTGCGCCCACTGCGCCCCCTCGGGGTCCAGCCCGATGTCATCGGACTGACGATCGCCCTGGCCGTGCGCAGCGTGCCGCTGCTCCTGGCGACGGTGGACACCGCCCAGCAGGCCCGTCGGGCACGTGGGCGTGGGTGGTCGATCACTGCTCTCGGCGTGCCCGTGGTCGTGCGGTCGGCGCGTGTTGCCGAGGAACTCGGGGACGCCCTCATCGCGCGGGGATACGACCCGGGTGAGCGTGGGCCGGACGGATGA
- a CDS encoding energy-coupling factor ABC transporter ATP-binding protein produces MSIRFEEVHLDLGDRTVLRGVDAELTQRRVGIIGANGSGKSSLARTINALVRPTRGRVLLSGRDVAQDPKGARRAVGFLFPDATSQIVMPTVREDLEFSVRGLPRARREAKVEAALVDSGLADHADHPCHLLSSGQQQQLALAAVLLVDPEIVVADEPTTLLDLRNQRAARERFTALRQQLVLVTHHLELLEDFDRVLLIADGVIAADGAPAEVIDHYERMMA; encoded by the coding sequence ATGAGCATCCGATTCGAGGAGGTTCACCTCGATCTCGGGGACCGCACGGTCCTGCGCGGTGTCGACGCCGAGCTCACGCAGCGACGCGTCGGCATCATCGGCGCCAACGGCTCCGGCAAGTCGAGTCTGGCGCGCACGATCAACGCGCTCGTGCGGCCGACCCGTGGCCGGGTGCTCCTGTCGGGCCGCGACGTCGCGCAGGACCCGAAGGGGGCCCGTCGTGCCGTGGGATTCCTCTTCCCCGACGCGACTTCGCAGATCGTCATGCCGACGGTGCGTGAGGACCTGGAGTTCTCGGTGCGTGGCCTGCCGCGGGCGCGGCGCGAGGCGAAGGTCGAGGCGGCCCTGGTCGACTCCGGTCTGGCCGACCACGCCGACCACCCCTGCCACCTGCTCTCCTCGGGCCAGCAGCAGCAGTTGGCCCTGGCTGCGGTGCTGCTCGTCGACCCCGAGATCGTCGTCGCCGACGAGCCGACGACCCTTCTCGACCTGCGCAACCAGCGTGCGGCCCGGGAGCGCTTCACCGCGCTGCGCCAGCAGCTCGTGCTCGTCACGCACCACCTGGAGCTGCTCGAGGACTTCGACCGGGTGCTGCTCATCGCCGACGGGGTGATCGCCGCCGACGGTGCGCCGGCCGAGGTGATCGACCACTACGAGCGGATGATGGCGTGA
- a CDS encoding biotin transporter BioY, which yields MSASPQTGSDSAVREIAYVAVFAALIVALTLFPALDIGPVPITLQTFAVALAAMVLGARRGALTVLTYLALIAIGLPVAAGYVGGLGVFAGPTGGFLIGFVPQALVVGGLATWAVRKDVSVLRLVLAGIAGMPVLYVIGTAWLMAVTGMGLGAALGAAVLPFLVGDVVKLVLAAIVAAGAMRALPGLRRR from the coding sequence GTGAGCGCATCACCGCAGACAGGCAGCGACTCCGCCGTCAGGGAGATCGCCTATGTCGCCGTCTTCGCGGCGTTGATCGTCGCCCTCACCCTCTTCCCGGCGCTCGACATCGGCCCGGTGCCGATCACGCTGCAGACCTTCGCCGTCGCGCTGGCCGCGATGGTCCTGGGTGCCCGTCGCGGGGCGCTGACGGTGCTGACCTACTTGGCGCTCATCGCGATCGGCCTGCCCGTCGCGGCGGGGTACGTCGGTGGGCTCGGGGTCTTCGCCGGCCCGACCGGTGGCTTCCTCATCGGCTTCGTCCCGCAGGCGCTCGTCGTCGGCGGTCTGGCCACGTGGGCTGTGCGCAAGGACGTCTCCGTGCTGCGGCTGGTCCTCGCCGGCATCGCCGGGATGCCGGTCCTCTACGTCATCGGCACCGCGTGGCTGATGGCCGTCACCGGAATGGGTCTCGGCGCGGCGCTGGGCGCGGCGGTACTGCCCTTCCTCGTCGGCGACGTGGTCAAGCTCGTCCTCGCGGCGATCGTCGCCGCGGGCGCCATGCGCGCGCTGCCCGGCCTGCGCCGCCGCTGA
- the purB gene encoding adenylosuccinate lyase: MQSLADATPQIALGALDGRYRPAIAPLIDHLSEPALNRMRVHVEVEWLIHLTTHRVVPGVRALTEDEQRQLRQVVEDFGPEDIAEMAATEKVTQHDVKAVEYFLKQHLSRIAPDARDAGLAELIHFCCTSEDINNLAYALMVQGAVEQVWLPRADELAKSVAAMAEDLRDVPLLAHTHGQPATPTTMGKELAVLAHRLLRQVRRIAADEYLGKLNGATGTYGAHLAAVPEADWPQISRTFVEHLGLTWNPLTTQIESHDWQAEVYADIARFNRVLHNLCTDMWSYISMGYFAQVRGQGTVGSSTMPHKVNPIRFENAEANLEVSNALLDVLATTLVQSRLQRDLTDSSMQRNIGTALGHSLLAIDNAGRGLAGLDAVPEAMAADLDANWEVLGEPIQSVMRALGAGGVEGMDEPYERLKELTRGRRIGQSDLVEFVRGLGLPADVEERVAAMTPQTYIGLAPSLVDALRQDGQ, encoded by the coding sequence ATGCAGAGCCTCGCTGACGCCACTCCCCAGATCGCCCTCGGCGCGCTCGACGGCCGATACCGGCCGGCCATCGCCCCACTCATCGACCACCTGAGCGAGCCCGCACTGAACCGCATGCGCGTGCACGTCGAGGTCGAGTGGCTGATCCACCTGACGACCCACCGGGTCGTGCCGGGTGTGCGCGCCCTCACCGAGGACGAGCAGCGGCAGCTGCGTCAGGTCGTCGAGGACTTTGGTCCCGAGGACATCGCCGAGATGGCCGCGACGGAGAAGGTCACGCAGCACGACGTCAAGGCCGTCGAGTACTTCCTCAAGCAGCACCTGTCGCGGATCGCGCCGGATGCCCGGGACGCCGGACTGGCCGAGCTGATCCACTTCTGCTGCACCAGCGAGGACATCAACAACCTCGCCTACGCGCTCATGGTCCAGGGCGCGGTCGAGCAGGTCTGGCTCCCGCGCGCCGACGAGCTCGCCAAGAGCGTGGCCGCCATGGCCGAGGATCTGCGGGACGTTCCGCTCCTCGCCCACACCCACGGCCAGCCCGCGACGCCGACGACCATGGGCAAGGAGCTGGCAGTACTCGCCCACCGTCTGCTCCGCCAGGTGCGGCGCATCGCCGCCGACGAGTACCTCGGCAAGCTCAACGGTGCGACCGGCACCTACGGTGCCCACCTCGCAGCAGTGCCCGAGGCGGACTGGCCGCAGATCTCGCGCACCTTCGTCGAGCACCTGGGCCTGACGTGGAATCCCCTCACCACGCAGATCGAGTCCCACGACTGGCAGGCCGAGGTCTACGCCGACATCGCCCGCTTCAACCGCGTGCTGCACAACCTCTGCACCGACATGTGGAGCTACATCTCGATGGGCTACTTCGCCCAAGTGCGCGGACAGGGGACGGTCGGCTCGAGCACGATGCCGCACAAGGTCAACCCGATCCGATTCGAGAACGCCGAGGCCAACCTCGAGGTGAGCAACGCCCTGCTCGACGTGCTCGCGACGACGCTCGTGCAGTCCCGCCTGCAGCGCGACCTCACCGACAGCTCGATGCAGCGCAACATCGGCACCGCCCTCGGTCACTCGCTGCTCGCCATCGACAACGCCGGCCGGGGCCTGGCCGGGCTCGACGCCGTGCCAGAGGCGATGGCAGCCGATCTCGACGCCAACTGGGAGGTGCTCGGCGAGCCCATCCAGTCGGTGATGCGTGCCCTGGGTGCCGGCGGTGTCGAGGGGATGGACGAGCCCTACGAGCGGCTGAAGGAACTCACTCGCGGGCGTCGCATCGGCCAGAGCGACCTGGTGGAGTTCGTGCGCGGCCTCGGTCTGCCGGCCGATGTCGAGGAGCGCGTGGCCGCGATGACCCCGCAGACCTACATCGGTCTGGCCCCGAGCCTCGTCGACGCACTCCGACAGGACGGCCAGTGA
- a CDS encoding low molecular weight protein-tyrosine-phosphatase, whose amino-acid sequence MTFRITVVCTGNICRSPMAEFVLRERIDEAGLADQVVINSAGTTTWEEGNPADPRTISALQRHGHTGDYSGHRARVFDRRSFADDDLVLVADHEHYAVLRRLAAVPEAQDKIRMLRSFDPSGPKGGALSIDDPWFGDDSSFDRTYAEVAAAADGVVDFVRKQLASAD is encoded by the coding sequence ATGACTTTTCGGATCACAGTCGTCTGCACCGGCAACATCTGCCGGTCGCCGATGGCTGAGTTCGTCCTGCGGGAGCGAATCGACGAGGCCGGGCTCGCCGACCAGGTCGTCATCAACTCCGCCGGGACGACCACGTGGGAGGAGGGCAACCCGGCCGACCCACGCACGATCAGCGCACTGCAACGCCACGGCCACACCGGCGACTACTCGGGTCACCGCGCTCGCGTCTTCGATCGGCGCTCCTTCGCCGACGACGACCTCGTCCTGGTCGCCGACCACGAGCACTACGCGGTGCTGCGCCGCCTCGCCGCGGTCCCCGAGGCCCAGGACAAGATCCGCATGCTGCGCTCCTTCGACCCCTCCGGGCCCAAGGGTGGTGCTCTGAGCATCGACGACCCCTGGTTCGGCGACGACTCCTCCTTCGACCGCACCTACGCCGAGGTTGCCGCGGCCGCCGACGGCGTCGTCGACTTCGTCCGCAAGCAGCTCGCGTCCGCCGACTGA
- the bioD gene encoding ATP-dependent dethiobiotin synthetase BioD: MPTTLEDLSLPRAVLVSGSGTHVGTSVVTAALAAALTARGSDVGLVTPVRPDHAPADAPVVTHAKRVAGLDTGLVLVEGAGGLLVRLDKRGGTLADVGTALRYMGVSTGVVVVASTGPGAVNSLALTAEALATRSLPLLGVIVADWPHEFGPAELADLEELPLAARAPLLGVLPHGAGSLAPQEFTSRTPEWFSPVSWATMQA; this comes from the coding sequence ATGCCCACCACCCTCGAGGACCTGTCCCTCCCCCGCGCCGTACTCGTCAGCGGCAGCGGGACTCACGTCGGCACGAGCGTCGTCACGGCCGCGCTCGCCGCGGCCCTGACGGCTCGGGGTTCCGACGTCGGGCTGGTCACGCCGGTCCGGCCAGACCACGCCCCGGCCGATGCTCCTGTCGTCACGCACGCCAAGCGCGTGGCCGGACTCGATACCGGACTCGTCCTCGTCGAGGGTGCCGGCGGCCTGCTCGTACGCCTCGACAAGCGGGGCGGGACGCTCGCGGACGTGGGCACTGCCCTGCGCTACATGGGCGTCTCCACTGGTGTCGTGGTCGTCGCCTCCACCGGCCCCGGCGCCGTGAACTCGCTCGCGCTGACCGCCGAGGCACTGGCGACACGCTCCCTCCCCCTGCTCGGTGTGATCGTCGCCGACTGGCCGCACGAGTTCGGCCCGGCGGAGCTCGCCGATCTCGAGGAGTTGCCGCTCGCGGCGAGGGCGCCACTGCTCGGTGTCCTGCCCCACGGGGCCGGCTCCCTTGCGCCGCAGGAGTTCACATCGCGGACCCCCGAGTGGTTCTCTCCGGTGTCGTGGGCGACGATGCAGGCATGA
- a CDS encoding 2-dehydropantoate 2-reductase — MTTGAATARGGEAVRRTQVAIMGAGSIGCHLGGWLASNAEVTLIGRAPIIDAIEAQGLTVSDLDGHRRTVAPTSLTLATEASAVVDADYVLMTTKSNGTARATRQIAPYLDPDSVVVSFQNGLRAASIIDEALGSAFPSRASRPLALSGMVPFNVVRTGDTHWAQTVSGRMKVKDHPRIDPFIRAAHGAGLQIGVEPDMRAVLFGKLLLNLNNAVNALTGQPLAIQLRDRDCRTVLAACQDEALVLARRLGVSPARMTPLPPALVPSLLRSPNPVFTTLSRASLKVSPQARSSMADDLSAGRSTEIDEMQGAIVALGRTHGTSTPVSSRIVDLVREAEEAGADRRRWTGAQLRDAVGL; from the coding sequence ATGACCACAGGGGCTGCCACGGCCAGAGGGGGTGAGGCGGTGCGTCGCACGCAAGTGGCGATCATGGGCGCCGGGAGCATCGGGTGCCATCTTGGGGGCTGGCTCGCCTCCAACGCCGAGGTCACCCTCATCGGACGCGCCCCGATCATCGACGCCATCGAGGCTCAGGGGCTGACGGTCAGCGACCTGGATGGCCACCGCCGCACCGTTGCGCCCACGAGCCTGACCCTGGCGACCGAGGCCAGCGCCGTCGTCGACGCCGACTACGTGTTGATGACGACCAAGAGCAACGGCACCGCCAGGGCGACTCGTCAGATCGCGCCCTATCTCGACCCGGACTCGGTGGTCGTCTCCTTCCAGAACGGCTTGCGCGCCGCCTCGATCATCGACGAGGCGCTCGGGTCGGCCTTCCCCAGCCGCGCGTCGCGGCCACTCGCGCTGTCGGGGATGGTCCCCTTCAACGTCGTGCGTACCGGTGATACCCACTGGGCGCAGACGGTGAGCGGGCGGATGAAGGTCAAGGACCACCCGCGCATCGACCCGTTCATCCGGGCGGCTCACGGCGCGGGCCTGCAGATCGGGGTCGAGCCGGACATGCGCGCCGTCCTCTTCGGCAAGCTCCTGCTCAATCTCAACAACGCCGTCAACGCCCTCACCGGCCAGCCCCTGGCCATCCAGCTGCGCGACCGCGACTGCCGCACCGTCCTGGCGGCCTGCCAGGACGAGGCGCTCGTGCTCGCTCGGCGCCTCGGCGTGAGCCCGGCACGGATGACGCCCCTGCCGCCCGCGCTGGTGCCCTCGCTGCTGCGCTCCCCCAACCCGGTCTTCACCACCCTCTCCCGCGCCTCCCTGAAGGTCTCGCCGCAGGCCCGCTCGTCGATGGCCGACGACCTGTCCGCCGGACGCTCCACAGAGATCGACGAGATGCAGGGCGCGATCGTCGCCCTCGGGCGGACCCACGGCACCTCGACCCCCGTGTCCTCTCGGATCGTCGACCTCGTCCGCGAGGCCGAGGAGGCCGGCGCGGACCGCCGTCGTTGGACCGGAGCGCAGCTGCGCGACGCGGTCGGCCTGTGA
- a CDS encoding MMPL family transporter, with translation MAHALYRLGRLAHRRWSAFIVGWLVLLVAIGGAAATIAQPMTDSFTIPGIPSEKAMELQQELFPDASDPLDTPMGNVVVVAPEGQQLSDPANAKAVDNLLAELREVPQTGDPEQFVNPVAADQGVTQQYLSMAQENGTPKDVAKANAAAVSPLSQDGRAGLIQWTFEGDSITDVEPATKDAVHAAVEDARDAGLDAAATGSGMQGMPDIGVTSELIGIAVALLVLVLTFGSLVAAGLPILTALVGVGTGALGVTAATAFFDLSTTTPILATMLGLAVGIDYALFILSRYRTELRGTSDREHAMGLAVGRAGSAVVFAGLTVIIALVALSVVNIPFLTAMGLAAAGTVLVAVLVALTLLPAILGALGGRVFAGQIRKNRIVDEGAHTENGGTRWARAIGARPVVAVLVTVLALGALAIPAKDLNLALPTDSTAAQGTPQREAGDLIAEHFGEGQEARMSVVVDAREVQDPRAAGAAFGEVTKQLGALDGVANAQIVGTNKAGDGGQVLVTPATSASDPATEELLHEVRDLTSELEEETGTTIGVTGLNAIQTDVSEKLQDALVPYLAVVVGLAFMLLMLVFRSVLVPLTATLGFVLSTVATLGATVLVFQEGLFGLVDGAPLISFLPILMIGIVFGLAMDYQVFLVTRMREAYVHGENAREAVVDGFRHGARVVTAAAAIMISVFAAFVLQPDNLIKSMGFALATAVLLDAFVVRMVLIPALMYLLGDHAWAMPKWLDRLLPNVDVEGEALTRDTAAGAPAETVSA, from the coding sequence ATGGCCCACGCCCTCTACCGGCTCGGCAGGCTCGCGCACCGGCGCTGGTCGGCCTTCATCGTCGGCTGGCTCGTCCTCCTCGTCGCCATCGGCGGCGCCGCAGCGACGATCGCCCAGCCGATGACCGACTCCTTCACCATCCCGGGGATCCCCTCCGAGAAGGCGATGGAGCTGCAGCAGGAGCTCTTCCCCGACGCGAGCGACCCACTCGACACCCCGATGGGCAACGTCGTCGTGGTCGCTCCCGAGGGCCAGCAGCTCTCCGACCCGGCCAATGCCAAGGCCGTTGACAACCTCCTGGCCGAGCTGCGCGAGGTGCCGCAGACCGGGGACCCGGAGCAGTTCGTCAACCCCGTCGCCGCGGACCAGGGCGTGACCCAGCAGTACCTGTCGATGGCGCAGGAGAACGGCACCCCCAAGGACGTCGCGAAGGCCAACGCCGCCGCGGTCTCCCCGTTGTCGCAGGACGGTCGCGCCGGCCTGATCCAGTGGACCTTCGAGGGTGACTCGATCACCGATGTCGAGCCGGCCACCAAGGATGCCGTCCACGCCGCCGTCGAGGACGCCCGCGACGCGGGTCTCGACGCCGCCGCAACCGGATCCGGCATGCAGGGCATGCCCGACATCGGCGTGACCAGCGAGCTCATCGGCATCGCCGTCGCGCTGCTGGTGCTCGTGCTGACCTTCGGCTCGCTCGTCGCCGCCGGACTGCCGATCCTCACCGCACTCGTCGGCGTCGGCACGGGCGCGCTCGGCGTCACCGCGGCGACCGCCTTCTTCGACCTGTCGACGACGACCCCGATCCTGGCCACGATGCTCGGCCTGGCCGTCGGCATCGACTACGCCCTCTTCATCCTCTCGCGCTACCGCACGGAGCTGCGCGGCACCAGCGACCGCGAGCACGCGATGGGCCTGGCCGTCGGCCGCGCCGGCTCGGCCGTCGTCTTCGCGGGGCTGACCGTGATCATCGCGCTCGTCGCGCTGTCGGTCGTCAACATCCCCTTCCTGACAGCCATGGGTCTGGCCGCCGCGGGCACCGTGCTCGTCGCCGTGCTCGTGGCGCTCACCCTGCTGCCGGCGATCCTCGGCGCGCTGGGCGGGCGCGTCTTCGCCGGACAGATCCGCAAGAACCGGATCGTCGACGAGGGGGCGCACACCGAGAACGGTGGCACCCGCTGGGCCCGCGCCATCGGCGCCCGCCCGGTCGTGGCCGTGCTCGTCACCGTCCTCGCCCTCGGCGCCCTGGCCATCCCGGCCAAGGACCTCAACCTCGCCCTGCCGACCGACTCGACCGCCGCGCAGGGCACCCCCCAGCGCGAGGCCGGCGACCTCATCGCCGAGCACTTCGGCGAGGGCCAGGAGGCCCGCATGTCCGTCGTCGTCGACGCCCGCGAGGTCCAGGACCCGCGTGCGGCCGGTGCCGCCTTCGGCGAGGTCACGAAACAGCTGGGCGCGCTCGACGGCGTGGCCAACGCCCAGATCGTGGGCACCAACAAGGCCGGCGACGGCGGTCAGGTGCTCGTCACCCCGGCCACGTCGGCGTCCGACCCCGCGACCGAGGAGCTGCTGCACGAGGTCCGCGACCTCACGTCCGAGCTCGAGGAGGAGACCGGCACCACGATCGGCGTCACCGGCCTCAACGCGATCCAGACCGACGTCTCGGAGAAGCTCCAGGACGCACTGGTCCCCTACCTCGCGGTCGTCGTGGGCCTGGCCTTCATGCTGCTCATGCTCGTCTTCCGCTCGGTCCTCGTGCCGCTCACCGCGACCCTGGGCTTCGTCCTGTCGACGGTGGCGACGCTCGGTGCGACCGTGCTGGTCTTCCAGGAGGGGCTCTTCGGGCTCGTCGACGGCGCCCCGCTGATCAGCTTCCTGCCGATCCTGATGATCGGGATCGTCTTCGGACTGGCGATGGACTACCAGGTCTTCCTCGTCACCCGGATGCGTGAGGCGTACGTCCACGGGGAGAACGCCCGCGAGGCGGTCGTCGACGGGTTCCGCCACGGGGCTCGGGTCGTCACGGCGGCCGCGGCGATCATGATCTCGGTCTTCGCCGCTTTCGTGCTGCAACCGGACAACCTCATCAAGTCGATGGGCTTCGCGCTGGCGACCGCCGTGCTGCTCGATGCCTTCGTCGTGCGGATGGTGCTCATCCCGGCACTGATGTACCTGCTGGGTGACCACGCCTGGGCCATGCCGAAATGGCTGGACCGCCTGCTGCCCAACGTCGATGTCGAGGGCGAGGCGCTGACCCGGGACACCGCTGCGGGAGCACCGGCAGAGACGGTCTCGGCCTAG
- a CDS encoding TetR family transcriptional regulator, producing the protein MTNSAMDSRRTAIIAAAQRLAVSCGYSGFTFDDLAQAVGVSRRTLFNHVSSKEEAVLGMLPVLTDEQTETLRAGGPTGDLVQDLVITAIDSLGGDDATAQDWQQLQAVIRRNPELLVRVQDHVDELGLSLVTHLAARDGVGEEQARVVFTVVGGLIGRAVQDLIDSPAADLQSGGLTARVHHNLALARELLATRR; encoded by the coding sequence GTGACGAATAGTGCAATGGACAGTCGGCGGACGGCGATCATCGCCGCCGCGCAGCGCCTCGCGGTCAGTTGCGGCTACTCCGGCTTCACCTTCGACGACCTCGCCCAGGCGGTGGGCGTCTCCCGGCGCACCCTGTTCAACCATGTCTCCTCCAAGGAGGAGGCCGTGCTGGGCATGCTGCCCGTGCTCACCGACGAGCAGACCGAGACCCTGCGTGCCGGTGGCCCCACGGGTGACCTCGTGCAGGACCTGGTCATCACCGCCATCGACAGCCTCGGCGGCGACGACGCGACCGCGCAGGACTGGCAACAGCTCCAGGCCGTCATCCGCCGCAACCCCGAGCTGCTCGTGCGCGTGCAGGACCACGTCGACGAGCTCGGCCTGTCCCTGGTCACACACCTCGCCGCCCGTGACGGCGTCGGCGAGGAGCAGGCCAGAGTCGTCTTCACCGTCGTCGGCGGCCTCATCGGCCGCGCCGTCCAGGACCTCATCGACTCCCCCGCCGCGGACCTCCAGTCCGGTGGGCTGACCGCCCGTGTCCACCACAACCTCGCCCTCGCACGGGAGCTCCTCGCCACCCGGCGGTGA
- a CDS encoding NAD(P)H-dependent oxidoreductase → MNVVTLVGSLRADSTNRQLALNAIDHLPEGSTAPIFDRVAELPHYSEDIDVEGHVPAVAEELRSAITDADALIVVTPEYNGTLSSVMKNAIDWASRPYGMACIKDTPAIVLAASASARAAQWARADAVRTLQVAGARVVEDTLGVGSSHEAFVEGKLIDPEADATLRTLVCRLVPAPVPAV, encoded by the coding sequence ATGAACGTCGTCACCCTCGTCGGCAGCCTCCGCGCCGACTCCACGAACCGCCAGCTCGCCCTGAACGCGATCGACCACCTGCCCGAGGGCAGCACGGCCCCGATCTTCGACCGCGTCGCCGAGCTGCCGCACTACTCCGAGGACATCGACGTCGAGGGCCACGTCCCGGCCGTCGCCGAGGAGCTGCGCAGCGCCATCACCGACGCCGACGCGCTGATCGTCGTCACGCCGGAGTACAACGGCACCCTGTCCAGCGTCATGAAGAACGCCATCGACTGGGCCTCCCGCCCCTACGGCATGGCCTGCATCAAGGACACCCCGGCGATCGTGCTCGCTGCCTCCGCCTCCGCCCGTGCCGCCCAGTGGGCTCGCGCCGACGCCGTCCGCACCCTCCAGGTCGCCGGCGCCCGGGTCGTCGAGGACACCTTGGGCGTGGGCAGCTCGCACGAGGCCTTCGTCGAGGGCAAGCTCATCGACCCCGAGGCCGACGCCACCTTGCGGACCCTCGTCTGTCGCCTGGTGCCGGCGCCGGTGCCGGCCGTCTGA